A stretch of DNA from Carya illinoinensis cultivar Pawnee chromosome 12, C.illinoinensisPawnee_v1, whole genome shotgun sequence:
aataaaataaaaaataaaaaattttaaaatatgtaaaatataagaTATGAGAGAATGAGTagtatctttttaaaaattaaaattttctttccttttatagtaTAAAATTCTCTATATGAACAAATCATCACATATTTTTAGTTACTACAAGTGAAATGgacaacgtttttttttttaattaattctgAACATCTCTATTTCATAAGAACAAACAGACagattcttataaaaaaaagactaTTTCATGATAAGAAAAAGGTTTTGTCATCCatcatttctatatattatatattatttttattttttataaattaattaattttttatttagatttttattaaataaaaattaaaaatttatatataatatgcagtGAATGAAAATCATTATCataacttttctttaaaaaaaaaaaaaaaaaaaacttttcataaaaaatgacTTCACTTTACGAGGATTTTTGAAGTCTGAGCTTATTTCAGTAATTTTCCACGGAAAAGGGTACACCCGCCGTCATCTCTCAGCTCATCGTCTATAAATGTCTCCTTAATCgttctcattttctctttgcCTCTTCGCTCTGCCGCATCTCCTTAACCGTGTTTGATCTGCCGCCCAAGGGCTCCTTAATTGTAGGTCTGGATCGCTGGTTCTCTTTTATTGTGGATTTCTCTCATATTATCATAGTAAAACCAAACCAATTGTGTTTGGATTGGTTCCAGATTTTGTTGTTTCGATAGATCCAAAGTTGGAGCGTGAGGCTTCCTCACTTTATTTCTGATTTATTCAAGGTATGACTTACAAGAAGTCACTCGTTCTTACCAAAAAGTAAGATGTTAGCCGTTTTCTGACGCTGGGTACGCTCAATGATATATCGACGGTTTTTTGTTATTGATGTGATCAATCTGTTAACTTTCTATCGATGCATGCGGTCATCTTGTACAATTACCACCACAACCAATACAATGGATCTCAATtgcttctttttctattttattttgtttcttgatGATTGCCTACTGTACTTGCACTTAAAAAAATTCCGGTTATTTAGAGCATTTTAGGTAACATAGATTTCCTCACGGGCCTCAGCTGAATTTCAGTTATGTCAATCTCTTTATTTTTGGTTACAGATCTAAGCTGTTGAGATGGCATCATCAACAGCCGGGGTCACAGGTTGGTACAAAGGAAAAGTGAAAGCTGTTCCTTCGGGAGACTGCTTGGTTATCATGGCCATGACTGCGAACAGGCCTGGACCACCACCTGAGAAGACCCTTACTTTGTCATCCCTTATTGCTCCAAGACTGGTATCCCTTACTTGCTTTGATGTCCCTCacaacattttttatatatgattctTTCATGTTTTACGGTCATCAGCAAGTTAATTGTTTTATCTAAATATTTTGGTTTCTTGTTACTTTTATTCGGGTTTGTTTATATACCATTTTAACTACATTGAAATGCGGCTGACGTGGTATGTTTTCCCTTTGTGTCTTCTATTCGTAGGCCCGTAGAGGTGGTGTTGATGAGCCATTTGCCTGGGAAAGCAGGGAGTATTTGCGAAAACTATGCATAGGAAAGGTGCCTTTTAGATTTGTTGCATCTACCGTTGGCTTGATCAAAGTTCTACCTTAGAATACGCACGTTGTTGTATCTAACTCCAATATATTACTTCTGCCAGGAGGTTGCGATGAGAGTGGATTACACTGTACCATCCATTGGGCGAGAATTTGGCTCTGTTTTCCTTGGTGACAAAAATGTTGCTTTGATGGTGGTTTCTGAAGGCTGGGCAAAGGTTATATACTTCTTTGTACCGGCAAAGGATGATGCTGAAATTtgacattttatttcttctgtaATGGTATTAGCTGAATCTTGTTTCTGCAGGTCAGGGAGCAGGGTCAACAGAAAGGAGAAGCGAGTCCTTTCCTTCAGGAACTGCTACGTCTGGAAGATCAAGCTAAGGAACAAGGTCTTGGTCGCTGGAGCAAGGTCAACATTTCTAGTTTTGCCCCCTCTTGCTTTGTAGTAGTTTACATTGATTCCATGtttattatctattatttcACTCTTCTAGAGTTCTCCATTGTCATccccaaaatttttcttatttggaTTGCGTCATGACTGTACTTCTGTCCGTGTGATAACAGCACCTTGGGTTTGAGGAGTCATTTAGATGACTAGGTTCTTAATTAGGTGGACCATGTTTGTGGAAATAGATCtcaagaaaaaataagaaaagataaAGGTTACTTAATATCAACCTCATGTACgtacatatgtatgtatgtatgtatgtatgtatgtaataattatgaaaaaatatatgtatgtaatggaTTGGTCTGGTAATTGATGGATGCACCCTGATAACCCAGTTTCTGATTATGCTGGAAGGGCTCTTCTTTGGCAAATTGATGGGTCAGGTTTAATTTAGCCGTGGCTATGAGCACCTGATATTTGTTTGCTCGTGTTATTGCCATTCACATTCAATTTGAACTCAATTAGATTGTGTCAGGCATCTCTTAGCTTTATTCGATTACCTGAACTctgattattatatttaataatcagAGTTCAGGTAATCGAATAAAGCTAAGAGATGCCTGACACAATTAGCCATGAGATTATTCAAAGTTAAGAGGAAactccatcaaaaaaaaaaaaaaaaaaaaaaagatttaaaagtaCACACTCCTTATATGTGGACTCATTGAGTTAAGTGATTAGCCAtgagatttttgaaaattaaggaTTATCTATTATCTTATGAACTCAACTTTTGCTGAATCACCTACTAAtgtcttggaaaaaaaaaacgctGCCCATTAGGTTTAATACAATTAGCCATGAGGATATTCGAAGTTTAGAGgacaatccttcaaaaaaaacaaaagattgtACACACTCCTTACATAGATCTCATGACACAATTAGCCATGAGATTATTCAAAGTTAAGAGGACactccatcaaaaaaaaaaaaaaaaaaaagaaagaaaaaaaaaaaaaaagaaaaaggaaggaaagaaaaagaaagaaaaaagatttaagAGTACACGCTCCttacatatttttttgataaataagtaCATGCTCCTTACATATGAATTCATTGAGTTAAGCGATTAGCCAtgagatttttcaaaattaaggattatgaattatattataaactCAACTCTTGCTAGATCGCTTACTACTGtcttggaaaaaaaaactgCTGCCCATAAggtttaataattaaatgaaagatTAAAACGACGATACTCCAGCATCAAATGTTCAGTTATTTTGTTTGAGGAGATCTGATGCAAAATTGTGTAATATTAATAAACAATCCTCTCATCACTGATTTCAGGTTCCGGGTGCTGCTGAGGCATCTATCAGAAATCTGCCACCTTCTGCTATTGGTGATCCTAGCAACTTGGATGCCATGGGGTTGTTAGCTGCAAACAAGGGCAGACCCATGCAAGGTATTGTCGAGCAGGTTCGTGATGGCAGTACCATCCGGGTTTATTTGCTTCCAGATTTTCAGTTTGTCCAAGTGTTTGTTGCAGGAATTCAGGTATGCGTTATATGCTGTTATTAGTGTCTTAACTCATGGAAATTCTTCTGTTAATCAGCCTTTACTTGCTGGTGTCAATATGTTTCCTGCTTGTAAATGACATGTCCCTATTTGATATTAGGCCCCATCTATGGGAAGAAGAGCTGTAACTGAAATTGCTGCTGAAACAGAAGGCAAGACTGAAGAACCAAATGGAGATGTTTCTGCTCAATCTCGAGCTCCTCTAACATCTGCACAGAGGCTTGCAGTCTCCGCAGTATCATCTGCTGAAGTTTCTCCTGATCCATTTGGTGTTGAAGCCAAATATTTTACTGAGCTTCGTGTTTTGAACAGAGATGTATGCAAATTGCTGTTATAAGTTTCTTGTATATTGCCTTTCCtttttctgcttttttttttttttttggaaattcaTAAACCCAAGATGTATATATAGGTTCGTATTGTCCTGGAAGGTGTTGACAAATTCAGCAATTTGATTGGATCAGTATACTATCCTGATGGGGACTCAGCAAAAGACCTGGCTCTGGAGCTTGTTGAGAATGTATGTGTTTACATTTGGTAGTGATATAATTACATATGAATAATCATAAATGCAATTAACATTTCTAATGTTTGTTGCTTCACTTTGACTTGTAGTGTAGCTTCTTGTTTGGTTTTGGCTACATTTCTATAGCCATGAGACTATTGCCTACATTGAGCAAGGCTTCTGAAGGACATTTGTCGATGCTGGAACTTCACTTAATCAGCAAAGATATATGTGGCATTGGAATCTtaccaaaacaaaatttttttttgcatgttATGTTTGATTAGCTGTTTGATTTTGTTGGAGGAAGATGATGCTTTGTTGTCTCTTCGATTTCTGCCTAGTTATTTTCCATTTGAACTCTGACCTTATGCCAAATGTGATCGAAATAGGACTAATTTGGTGTCGAATACTAAAgttatatatgtttttcttcATGTGTTAATGTTACATGTATATTGAGATAATATTGTCTGCATTCtctttttgcttttattttgaaCTTACGTTTCTTGGgataatatgattttgtttggCTTAAATGATCTTTTATTATGGATGTCTCTGACTGGTTATTGCTACAAGACATTAAAGGGATGAATTTCCGTATgccaaatgataaaaaatttaccCTCTCTCTAGGGCTTAGCTAAGTTTGTTGAATGGAGTGCAAATATGATGGAGGAAGATGCCAAACGAAGGCTGAAGGCTGCAGAGCTTCAAGCCAAGAAAAGCAGGTTGAGGTTCTGGACGAACTATGTGCCTCCAGCAACAAATTCAAAGGCAATCCATGACCAGAATTTCACAGGAAAGGTTGTCATTTGTCCAAGCTATGCctatatcaatttatctattcttcatattttaaatttatggtAAACTGCATTGGGCTTTTTCCAGGTGGTGGAGGTTGTAAGTGGGGACTGCATTATTGTTGCTGATGATTCTGTCCCTTATGGCAGTCCATTAGCAGAGCGGCGAGTCAATCTGTCAAGTATTAGGTGTCCAAAAATGGGTAATCCTCGCAGAGATGAAAAGCCAGCTCCCTATGCACGTGAAGCAAGGGAGTTTTTAAGAACACGACTAATTGGCAGACAAGTATGAGCAGTCATTATTGCAGATTACTTTGATAATATAAAATTCAAGGtaataattgattgtatgtttTCCTTTCAGGTGAATGTTCAAATGGAATATTCTAGGAAAGTGAGCATGGCAGATGGATCTGCTGCTGCTACTGGGATTGCTGATTCCAGAGTAATGGATTTTGGTTCTGTTTTCCTCTCATCGCCAATTAAGGTTGAGGGGGATGATACCCCCTCACCTGCTACGCCCACTTCTGGCAGCCAACCTGGTGTGAATATTGCTGAACTTGTAGTTGCACGTGGCTTTGGTACTGTTAT
This window harbors:
- the LOC122289546 gene encoding ribonuclease TUDOR 1-like isoform X2; this encodes MASSTAGVTGWYKGKVKAVPSGDCLVIMAMTANRPGPPPEKTLTLSSLIAPRLARRGGVDEPFAWESREYLRKLCIGKEVAMRVDYTVPSIGREFGSVFLGDKNVALMVVSEGWAKVREQGQQKGEASPFLQELLRLEDQAKEQGLGRWSKVPGAAEASIRNLPPSAIGDPSNLDAMGLLAANKGRPMQGIVEQVRDGSTIRVYLLPDFQFVQVFVAGIQAPSMGRRAVTEIAAETEGKTEEPNGDVSAQSRAPLTSAQRLAVSAVSSAEVSPDPFGVEAKYFTELRVLNRDVRIVLEGVDKFSNLIGSVYYPDGDSAKDLALELVENGLAKFVEWSANMMEEDAKRRLKAAELQAKKSRLRFWTNYVPPATNSKAIHDQNFTGKVVEVVSGDCIIVADDSVPYGSPLAERRVNLSSIRCPKMGNPRRDEKPAPYAREAREFLRTRLIGRQVNVQMEYSRKVSMADGSAAATGIADSRVMDFGSVFLSSPIKVEGDDTPSPATPTSGSQPGVNIAELVVARGFGTVIRHRDFEERSNYYDALLAAESRAIAGKKGLHSAKDPPVMHITDLLMAPAKRAREFLPYLQKSRRVPALVEYVLSGHRFKLLIPKDTCSIAFSFSGVRCRGRDEPYSDEAISLMRRKIMQRDVEIEVETVDRTGTFLGSMWESKTNLAVTLLEAGLAKLQTSFGSERIPDINLLEQAEKSAKSQKLKIWENYVEGEEVSNGAAVESKQKEVLKVMVTEVLGGGKFYVQTVGDQKVASIQQQLDSLNLQEAPVGGAFNPKKGDIVLAQFSADNSWNRAMIVNAPRVAVESTKDKFEVFYIDYGNQEFVVYSQLRPLDPSVSSASGFAQLCSLAYIKVPNLEEDFGQEAAEYLSEHVLNGSKEFRAKVEEKDTSAGKVRGQGTGTTLIVTLVAVDAEISINAAMLQ
- the LOC122289546 gene encoding ribonuclease TUDOR 1-like isoform X1, producing MASSTAGVTGWYKGKVKAVPSGDCLVIMAMTANRPGPPPEKTLTLSSLIAPRLARRGGVDEPFAWESREYLRKLCIGKEVAMRVDYTVPSIGREFGSVFLGDKNVALMVVSEGWAKVREQGQQKGEASPFLQELLRLEDQAKEQGLGRWSKVPGAAEASIRNLPPSAIGDPSNLDAMGLLAANKGRPMQGIVEQVRDGSTIRVYLLPDFQFVQVFVAGIQAPSMGRRAVTEIAAETEGKTEEPNGDVSAQSRAPLTSAQRLAVSAVSSAEVSPDPFGVEAKYFTELRVLNRDVRIVLEGVDKFSNLIGSVYYPDGDSAKDLALELVENGLAKFVEWSANMMEEDAKRRLKAAELQAKKSRLRFWTNYVPPATNSKAIHDQNFTGKVVEVVSGDCIIVADDSVPYGSPLAERRVNLSSIRCPKMGNPRRDEKPAPYAREAREFLRTRLIGRQVNVQMEYSRKVSMADGSAAATGIADSRVMDFGSVFLSSPIKVEGDDTPSPATPTSGSQPGVNIAELVVARGFGTVIRHRDFEERSNYYDALLAAESRAIAGKKGLHSAKDPPVMHITDLLMAPAKRAREFLPYLQKSRRVPALVEYVLSGHRFKLLIPKDTCSIAFSFSGVRCRGRDEPYSDEAISLMRRKIMQRDVEIEVETVDRTGTFLGSMWESKTNLAVTLLEAGLAKLQTSFGSERIPDINLLEQAEKSAKSQKLKIWENYVEGEEVSNGAAVESKQKEVLKVMVTEVLGGGKFYVQTVGDQKVASIQQQLDSLNLQEAPVGGAFNPKKGDIVLAQFSADNSWNRAMIVNAPRVAVESTKDKFEVFYIDYGNQEFVVYSQLRPLDPSVSSASGFAQLCSLAYIKVPNLEEDFGQEAAEYLSEHVLNGSKEFRAKVEEKDTSAGKVRGQGTGTTLIVTLVAVDAEISINAAMLQEGLARLEKRKKWESKERQLALDNLEKFQEEARTARRRMWQYGDIQSDDEDTAPPARKAGGRR